The DNA sequence ggttaaaaactctagTTTTGTGGTGCTTTCAAATctcttttaaggcgctttgaaagcattgcccattcattccaatgggcaggggcgttttgagaGCGCTATATATAGTGCTCCCAACCAGCCCAAAaaatgctgcttacaggactttttttcccgtcccgcaagcgcaccgccccagtgtgaaaaggcacactgaaatgaatgagaggcgattttcaggcgcttagcacaggctatttctagcgctaaagcacctgaaaaccgccccagtgtgaaaggggtcttagggggaagttctgctttaaccatttGTGTACCAGCCTGTatataccccttcattaccaggccatttttttttttcagttttcagtgctctgaCAGTTTGACTGAATGAtttagtcatgtaacactgtatccaaatgtaATTTACTCAATTTTTTAGAAAGATAAATCTTGTTTTGGttgtatttaaagtggaccttcactgaTGTTGTGGCACcctgcctccccccctccctccctctcttacaagtggacattttattttattttgtttttggaaagTCCTCTACTTGTGCTCCCCTTCTCATTATCCCCACAAcatagaggtgttctgtagtcctcagagagaACTCAGGGATGATAACAATATTTGGGAAATCAGTGCAGTATTGTCTGCTCACCGCAGAAAGTTAGAAGCTCACTGATTGGATCATGTTATAAGATATATATTAAAATAACGaatgcataaaataaaaaaagaagctcACTGGTTGGCAGGCTCAGTGGGTATTTAATTGTatttaggtactttttttgcacCTATTGAAAACATATAACTAAACTTTCAGTtccatatttaacagaccaaaaacagGAAGTTCGTTGTTAAGCTAGCTATacacatttagattttttttacgcAGGAATAGGTGCACAGGACTGATTGCACACTGTCTGTGGTTGGGGCTGTGCAGCTGTACACAGCTCCATGCAGTTCCATAAATACAGAGTCCAGGGCATACAGCAATGATACCCTGTCATAGAAGGGTCCTGTGTTGTAATGGCAGATAGAACCACCAAAGCATAAGTCCAATGCAATATACCACAAGCACACCTCTTTAATGGCTCTAACAGAAAGCAACAATGTTTGGAGGCCACCAAGGACTTATTCCTCAGGCAACAGTGATAGTGGCAGAGGAGGCCCTTAGCGGCACTCGTCAGGGATCTCCCCATGCCAATCCTCCATGAAGGCcttcaaatgccccccccccccgagtgagtGGGGGCGTCCCTTCATTGTGAAGAAATACAAAAAGAGAGGGGTTCCCCTTGGGTAGGACTTTAGCGGTACTAGAGTAGAAGTCACACATCAATGAGATTCCCTAGTGAAGGATCTAATtcaatctccatttattctgactACTTGCAATATCAGTTATGGTTGATATGTACACTCCATGATATATGTTTTTATTCTTGTAATTTCTAAAATAAATATATGACTATTTTTCTATCTCATTGATGTATGACTCTAGTGCCGCTAAAGTCCTACCCAAGGGGAACCCCTCTATTTTTGTATTCCTATATTGGATGTTGACACTGTGAAACAATCACTGCTATCTCTTTATTCTTCATTGTGAAGAGGACTTGTTGCCCAGCTTTGAAATTCATGCTTGCTTCCAGAAATAGGAGTGGGGTTTGACCTTAGAACCTGAGACCTAAGATTGGAGAAGGAAATGCATGTTGGAAGTAGAAGGATCAGGTTTTTGAACcatagactaatgccgtgtacacgcgatcggttttctcatcggaaaaagatatgatggcttttctgacgggattctgcTTAAGTTTGCCTTGACCATcaagaacgaggtgatgtacaacactatgacgagccgagaaaatgaagttcaatgcttccgagcatgcgtcgaattgtttccgagcatgcgtagggattttgctcgtcggaattgccacagacgatcgcattttcagataggaacttttcccgaccgaaaaattgagagcatgctctcagtcttttgctggctggaattccgccagcaaaagaccgatggagcatacacacgatcgcattttccgacgaaaaaaatctcatcagtcttttgcgggccgaatttccgaccgtgtgtacgcggcattagccttattTTTAAGTGGTAACAGACTACCCTTACCCACAGTCCTGTTTGTTTATAGAacatatgcctcgtttccaccgagcggatcggttcggttcggtacggtacgctattttgggtgtttccattatgaaagcggtccATACAACCGAACTGTACCGctccattctgggtcctgcttcagatgtggggccatagaaaatggaacggttcggttagggcagagctacaaaacattccactgattggtggacgtgtgacaccatgctaggcattttttctaatcctacgtatggcccctgtcggtccgacttgcagtggaaacgctcacctgaataggccggaccattctaggccttccaaactgtaccgacccgaaccgatccgctcagtggaaacgaggtatTAGTGTGCTACTGATGTCTTAGATTAgaccagcggttctcaacctgggggtcgcgaccccctggggggtcgattgcccattctccagggggtcgcgaatgctggccgagacagacccgaagttactgcctgagtccgtccgtctcggccagcgagatgtcacttcctggagaggagggactacacggaagtgacgttccgtcgccgccatcttggtactctcgtccgcagtaaggcttagacttagaagtcggcaagcggacatctttgtacacccaccgaaatccgcttgctgcggacgagtgtaccaagagggaggcaacgaaacttgctgaagaagaagaacacctgtgacttctggtaagtcagacacacaggaaaagctgacaagacaacattttttttattatggagatatatatatattttttttattatggatatatatatatatatatatatatatatatatatatatatatatatatatatatatatatatatatatatatatatctccataataaaaaaaatatatatatatctccataataaaaaaaatgttgtcttgtcagcttttcctgtgtgtctgacttaccagaagtcacaggtgttcttatatatatacgtagtatatatatatatatatacgtcccagttggttcctcaaaagtagttattccgtgccagtgctagatacatgtttggaagctatacactttgtgtatctagcactggcacggaataaccacttttgaggaatcaaccgcaacgtttatatataaatcagtggtgggggcgcaaacaaactgaaacaatcagaaaaaaccccccattaaaacgctgcaactgtgccatcaaatgcagccattgtgcccatcaattgtcgccactgtgccagcaaacgccgccactgtgccatcaaatgcagccactgtgcccatcaattgtcgccactgtgccagcaaacgcttccactgtgccatcaaacgcaggaactgtgccctttaattgttgccactgtgccaaacgcagccactgtgcccattaattgtcgccactgtgccagcaaacgtcgccactgtgcccatcaattgtcgccactgtgccatcaaacacagccactgtgcccaacaattgtcgccactgtgccagcaaatgccgccactgtgccatcaaacgcagccactgtgccctttaattgttgccactgtgccaagggcagccactgtgcccatcaattgtcgccactgtgccagcaaacgttgccactgtgccagcaaacgttgccactgtgccagcaaacgcagctactgtgccatcaaatgcagccactgacccctttaattgttgccactgtgccaaacgcagccactgtgcccataaattgtcgccatggtgccagcaaacgttgccacctgtgccatcaaacgcagccactgtgccctttaattgttaccactgtgccaaacgcagccactgtgccagcaaacgtcccactgtgcagccactgtgcccatcaattgttgccactgtgccagcaaacgccgccactgtgccagcaaacgcgaccagcaaaaataattttactgttaggggtccccacaacttgggaaattttatcaaggggtcacggcactaggaaggttgagaaccactggattagACCCATGCTGCCTCAGACACATGAACTCTTGCATGCCGTATGGGCCTGTGTGCCCGTGTGATGAGCCTTTAAGCTTGACTATATCATGAAGAGTGGGTGGCCCTGCCAGCCTCCTCCTGCCCAACATCCCTGTGATgttgctatagcagccactagcgataatcacaagagaatccggcaggctagttgtacccaagttgatcgatcaatcaacttgatgcattcagcctgcccattaaagtggttgtaaaacctatgctaccacttttacctacagtaaagcattgtacacacaattggattttcgcaGACAAAGCGCCAGAGTTTTTTTTCCGAAGGGCGTGTTCcgtaaacttgtcttgcatacaaacggtacacaattgtcagccaacaaacgagaacatagtgacatactatgtggaatttcagctcttgagccctCTGGGCACATTCTGctaaatgtcatgtttggtgagcattgattctgagcatgcgtgtttgtactttggacttttgtatgacggacttgtgtacacacaggccaacatcggctggttcaataaaaaacatccaacgttcagcctgtgtgtatggcaccCAGAAAACCAGCACCCGACCGGCTACCactcagtgctctcagccattggctgagagagctgatcagAGTGTTCGGGGGGgggtcccccctgtcagaacacaatagcacagcaggggagatcgctgtactaatgccagatggttagtacagtggctccgactggagctgtcaacccgctgggttgaatgaaaaaaaaactagtagtgtgtacgaggctttacacactgctaggaagactcaatgaactacgtAGAGTGCTCCACAGTGCCCAGGTAGTTCATTgataactacaagctgacagctgcaaagtgTATCAGTACACGTAGTCTTCACATCCACAAAACTCTGTGAATAGATGACGCAGCTGGGTGGGCGGAGCTCCgcacggctgttttttttttttttttttaattgtgacagcaAGTTCGGGCAGAAGATCCCCGCTGACTGTCAAAACAGGGGGTGCGGAGGGTTGCtgtatctgtaacatgttacaccctaaaaataggtctaacatgtaacatgttacaaaagatgaacttatcttttagcctcggttcacaccagaggcggcacgacttgcaggtcgcctcaccgaggcgacctgcacgcgactgcccaggcgacttgcaaaatgacttctgtatagaagtctatgcaagtcgccccgagtcgcccccaaagttgtacaggaacctttttctaagtcggagcgacttgcgtcgctccccttagaacggttccatagcacagaacgggaggcgacttgtcaggcgactaggttgcctgacaagtcgtccctgtgtgaaccgagcctaaagctggtcatagatggatcaaaatctgTCTGGTTTAGCATCTACATCTAATTTCCTTCTATGGCCATCCTCGCTTGACTGAAGTCGATCTAACCATTGACTTCTGTTGATCGAGGAAGTTGGAAAATCTTTGTCGATCGGTGATTCTGACAGCAaaggagtcccgctgtcagaatacaatggcgcaGCCCAGCCATCTTCCTCGATTGCGTGGACggggtaatacatttttttttttttgtcatctgtctcactggctgaacaaataaaaaaaaaacaatgaatctATGGGCAGCCATATACTGGTGGCTGTATACTTGTCCCTCAGTGCTTCAGTATCCTGTATACTTCTGGCCGAGCTGGCTGTGATCCCAGGTCACTTCTACATAAGTAACTTGATCTAATGAACATGCTGATGATACAAACATTAACTCCATTTCTTCCTTTGCAGGCCAGCGACTTCCAGAAGACAGCCCAGACAGTGGAGCGTAAGACCCGATGGGAGAAATGGCGCTGGTACTTTATTTGTGCAGCCATTGTTCTTGTgattgtcatcatcatcatcataatactGGCCGTTAAGTTTGGTGGCGGTGGGGGAGAGGCCCCATCAAATCCAACAAATCCATAATAAACTTGGGAAAGACTTGGTGGGGGCAGCCGATCTTTTCCAAACCTGGGACAATGGATACAGAGGTATGATACAAAGGATCTGGTTGCAAACATGGAGCCTATATCCTCATAGTCCAATGAGAGCATTACTTTTCATCAGCCAGATGACTGATCGACCTCTTCTATCAGCCAACATACACAGACCTCAAGCTGTTCTTCCATTGTATGTGTACAGATGATAAAGAATACACTGATAAGTACTGCCAAGAACCACCCTACTGTGTGCTGTGCAGCTCATGTTCTCCGCACACTGCGCTATGCACACTACTTGAAGCCATGTTCGGGAATTGATGGATCGACACGTGTTAAATGAGGCCCCTCCCCCTTTGTGCAATGTTCCGTTCCAACATGCATTTATGTACAGTTCTGTTCTTGGGCTGATTTATTCAAATTGGAGTGAAGCTATAGTAATGTTTTAGTGTCTATTGTTGCAAGTCCGGTTGCTTGTTTTATTTCAAAAGTGGAGACTTGAGACAACAGACCGATTTTGTTTAGCTAATTAAGAAAGTTGGCTGGGCAGTGGATACAATTTCCAACAGGGAaagtatctgcatggagtttgtttgTTGCCATTGAGCCTGTTTGTGTTTTCTCCCACAATGGCAAAACCTGCTTTTGTCATTTTGTTTCTGAGTTAATCGTCCTCAGAAACTGagtgtacatttgttctgtgcgaatGGGAGCAAAATCAAATGTTGCTAAGCTATTTTCTCCCCAGGTTCAATGTAATTCATTCATATAGACtagaatcaggaaaatactgcattatggccagtagatggagctgatgatcataggaaattaaTACTAATTtattatgattgtcagctccatctggtggccgctatgtggtatttttctgattcACTTTTGCAAACCACTCTATTTTGAATGAACGAATAACATTCGGGCTGGACAGAAAGTAGCCTACAAACAtttcattttgcccctgttcacaaagctggccatagatggatcaaaatctgGCCGGTTTAGCATCTACATCCAAATTCCTTCTATGGCCATCCTCGCTCGACTGAAGTTGATCTAACCATTAAAAATCTTTGTCGAGCGGTGATTCTGACAGCAaaggagtcccgctgtcagaattcaATGGCGCAgcaaggaggattcctccatcttcCTCGATTGCATGGATTGGGTAATCGATTTGTTTTTgttgagctgatgatcataggagatgaattatttatattttataattttattttataatttttgatgattgtcagctccatctggtggcctgctatgtggtattttcctgattcgctTTTCCGAACCACTCtgttttgaatgaatgaatgaataacgtTCGGCCTGGAGAGAAAGTAGCCTCAGGACAAATAGCTCTGCAAATTGTTTTGAAATGCAACCATAATTGCTATAAGAGTGAATGTGTGAGTGAGAGAAGCACTGATGTAGAAGATATCagtatatgtaaataaataaaatcagactTGATAGCCTTTAAGACTCATTTTACTTGTTTGTCTCCCTTTTATGTAGAAATATCCTGTTATTCTGAACACAGACTTGCACACAACTTCCTTATAGGTGTTAGTATTATACTGAACTATAGACAGATCTACAGACTGATGCTGCATTAAATATCCCTCTTCCCATGAACATTTCCTCTATTTGGCCAGACTGTGATACATCTGGTATCTGTGCCAGCATCGCCCTGTGTGCCCGGACTGCAGAGCCTGGGAATGGCGTCTTGCTGCACTGCACTGCTGTGTTGTAACCCCATTGCTGGCATTCCATGAAAGCGTCTGATGTTTGTGTACAGCTGatatgatgggggtgggggggacacaggaggcaaACAAGGAATGAGGATCGTCACAACTTAGATTCATAGACAAACAGAAAACACATCCAAAATAATACAAATCACTAAACACAACCAGCTGAACATGCAGAAAATAGGCAttcaaaataaagatattaaagtggaactaaactgcatcagcaccacaaaccaaaaacgctactaaattcatttttaatattcaaagcaaactcccccatccacccatgtctccatgctttattttgttgagaaatccctTTAAAAAACCATCAACCTAGCATCCCTGACCATAGCCATCTTAAGTTAGGGCAGAGAATTCATGTAGTATTTTCCTAATGGAATCCATCTGACCTTAGCTCAGGCAAgcaggcaggggagggggagagtgcctccagataaaaaaaaaaatgctatgaagatttctgggatgtatgacatcattttggtctattattattattattattattattatttaaagcggttgtataccttttttttttacttttacctacagataagcctataataaggcttacctgtaggtaaaaaaaaatctcctaaacctgtacagtttaggagatattcccctcgcaatgagccgctgactgcagcggcgcatgcgcacaggggattctcggctgacagcccagcaaactccggagcttgccagaCAGAAGtctcccgcatgcatgcgcgggagtgacgacatcgcggctccggccactcacagccgcGATACCCacaagacacgccgaggggaaatgtcagctccctcggcgtggacagggtgagatgccggcgcctcgttctaaggtaagtatctcataatgagctagtatgcggtgcatactagctcattatgccttttcccttacaggtgtagaaaaaaaaaaaaacagcgggtatacaaccgctttaaggtacttatatagcgccgtctagaccagaaaccaggaagcaactgggaaatgtaaaaaaaaaaaaaaaatttaaatgaagtAAATTGTCAGCTCAGgatggttttacccccttcttcgctaggccatttttgctatgtagcactgtgctactttaactggtaattgcacattcatgcaacgctgtacacaacaAAATGAATATAATGTTTTTCAcgcatatagatttttttttcttggtatttgatcaccactgagttttttattatataaacgaaaaagactcaatattttgaaaaaaaaaaacaatttttttttattttctgctataaaatatatatataatttattcataaattttgcTCAAAATGTATTGTGTCAATAAGTGTGaaagttataggggttgatttactaaacctggagagtgcaaaatctgctgcagctgtgcatggtagccaat is a window from the Aquarana catesbeiana isolate 2022-GZ linkage group LG03, ASM4218655v1, whole genome shotgun sequence genome containing:
- the VAMP5 gene encoding vesicle-associated membrane protein 5 — translated: MADSKIDMCQREAEEVTVLMKNNVDKVFEREGKLANLEVRSEELKIMASDFQKTAQTVERKTRWEKWRWYFICAAIVLVIVIIIIIILAVKFGGGGGEAPSNPTNP